The Vibrio sp. 16 genome segment GACAATGAGCGGGCCCAAATTGATACCGGGATCAGTGCCTATGGTCGGCTCAGAGAGTCGCTGGATACGATGAAAAACTTGATGGCGAGCTTTCGTCAGGAGAAAGCTTTCGCCGCAAGAAAAGTCGAAACGACAAATGATACCGTTGTATCAGCGACAGCAACCACTGATGCCATCGCTGGTCGCTATGCTATCGATGTGTTGCAGCTTGCGCAGAGCCATAAAATTGCGTCAGACGTACTTCCTGAAGACGCAAAGTATGGCCCTGGTAAGCTGCAGGTTTCGCTTGGCGACAAAAAATTCACCGTCGAAATCTCTAATAACTCCAAACTGGTTGATGTCGTTAGAGGCATTAACAACAGCAAATCTAACCCTGGGGTTCGGGCGTCTATCATCAATGACACCGAAGGCCCACGACTCATTGTCGCTTCAACCAAATCTGGTGAAGCGAACGACCTCTCGATTGTCGCTGACGCAAAACCGGGCGATAACCTAAAAAGACTTGAATATAAAACGCTAGAACAGCGTGTTAAAGACCTAGAGAAAGCGCGGTCTGCTGCTCAAGAGTTGTTGAATCCTCTTTCCCCGAAAGAACAAGAATTCGCCGATAAGATTGCCCAGCGAAACATTGAAGCGGCAAAAATTGTCGATCAAGAAATTGCCGACAACTCAAAACAAGCGGCAATCAAAGCCGATCCTAAAGCCGCCAAAGATGCGAGTGCGGATAATGAGTTATCGACGCAAGCGGCGGCCGCAGCGGCTAAAGCTGGCGTGGAAGCAAACAAATATCTCAAACCAGAAGAGCGTATCCCAGGCTGGACAGAAACGGCATCTGGAACGCTTCTGGATTCTTACTGGGAGCCAGAACCAGAGCTAGACGATAAAGCGATTGAGAAGTCGGGTGATGTTCCAGGCTGGTCAAACACCGCGTCTGGTACTCTTACCGACTCTTACGTGACCCCAAAAGAAGCGCAGGCTAAGCTCGAAGAAGAGAAAGCTCAGATCGAGCAGAAGTTGGTTAATGAAAAAGTTGAGATCGAGCGAAAAGTCGCCAGTGGTGAGCTAACGCCAGAACAGGCGAAGCAGCTTGAACGAGCTAAATTGACCCAAGAAGAGCGAGAATACCTTGAGCGCGTGGATAAAGCTCAAGCGGATCTGGAGGCGGCACAAGCCTCTTTTGATACCTATAATGGTATGACCGAAGTTCAAAGCGCCCAAGATGCGAAAGTGATGCTTGATGGTGTGGCGCAATTGTCCAGTGACAACAACATCATTGAAGATGCCATTGAAGGGGTCGATTTGACACTCAAAGGCCGCACCGAAGTTGGAAAACCAGTATCGGAAATTGACATTGAATATGACCGTCAACGAGTAAGAGACGACATTGAACGATTCGTGGCTGCCTACAACCAGTTCTACCAACTTTCACAAGAACTCGCGGGGGTTGATCCTCGAACGGGTAGGGCAGGGCCATTATCGGGTGACAGTGTGGTTCGTAATGCCGATGCTCGACTAAAGTCGGTTTTCTCTGCTGATGTCGAAACAGCACCGGAAGATCTTAAAACCTTGACTGAGTTTGGTGTGACCACGACTCGTCAAGGTAACTTGGAAATCAACTACGACATGCTCGACCGCCAGCTAAACAACAACTTCAATAAACTTGAAGGATTCTTTGGTGGCAACAAAGGCTTTGCCAAAAAAGTGGAAGATGCGATTCAAGGGCTCACTGGTGTGACAGGCGCAATCCGCACACGTGAAAAGAGCATGCTAGAGCGCACTTATTCATTGCAAGATGATCAAGCGGCATTGGATCGCCGTATGGAGAGTTTAGAAAAGCGGACTCACGCCAAATTTACGGCAATGCAAGATGCAACGAGCAAAATGCAGTCTCAACTGGCTGGGATGATGAATGCACTTGGTTGAAGAGTTTGAGCAAAATCTAGATAAATTGCGTGATATAAATCACACTATTTCATCAGTGATTACACAAGAGGCGTTTGAGACTGAAGAAATCCTCGCTTTGGTCGATACAAGGGAACGAATATTGCAGAACTTGTTCAGCTTGATAGAACGCGATGCCGAGTTGGCGCAAACGGCGCAGTGGCACTCAGCAATTCAAGAAACAAAAGCTATCGTAGAGTTGATGCAAGTAAAAACGGCTGAAGTCGGCAAATCATTACAAAAGTACCGACATGGTCAACGTTCTGTTCAGCAGTACAAGAAATTTTTATAGAGAGGTTATTTATGCGTGGTTCATTACAGGCTTACAAAAAGGTATCAGTTGATAGCCAACTGAGTGCGGCCTCCCCGCATAAAATTGTGCAAATGCTTATGGCAGGCGCAATCGAACGTCTGATTCAAGGCAAAGCTGCGATGGAGCAGGGCAACATTCCTGTCAAAGGTGAGCGCCTAGGTAAGGCTCTTGATATTATCATTAGCTTACGCAGCTGTTTGTCGATGGATGACGGTGGTGACATCGCACAAAACTTAGACCAACTGTATGAGTTCATGATTACGCAAATCACAGAAGCGAATCATCAAAATAACCCTGCCAAGATCGATGATGTGATCGATATTATTCGCGAGATCAAATCGGCATGGGATCAAATTCCAAATGAATATCACAATTTAACTGCGTCAGATGTGGGTATTTAGAGTCAAATAATCACCAATTGGTTGCTTATGTAGTCAAAATCGCGCCAATTGGTTTTGGGCTAACATCACACCGACTAATTGCTTGGTTGCCTTATTTTTTTTATCAAATAGAATAGAAGCCACTCACGAGCCTAGTGGCTTATTTTGTTGCTGAAATTTATAAATTGTTAATCGTTATTTCTGTTCTATAGTTAGAATTGACGTTAGAAACATAAATCAGCCACAACGTTTCAAAAGAAAGGCAATTATTCTCACCCATGCAAGGTTTAGCGAAACTACTTGTGATTGAGGACGACGCACAAGCGCGGACGAATCTCAGTAATATTTTAGAATTTGTTGGAGAGCAGTGCGAAGCGATCAGCTCTGACCAAGTTGAAGAAATTGACTGGTCGGCGATTTGGGCTGGATGCATTGTCGGCTCTGTGGCTGGTGGAAATCTAGCCCCTAACCTAAGCGAGAAGCTAGCCCGTGCAAATCATGTCCCACTCTTGATTGCTGGTAAACACTCTTACCCTGTCGATGAGCTGACTCACTATGTTGGTGAGCTCGATTTCCCTCTTAACTACCCACAACTAAGCGAAGCACTAAGACACTGTAAAGACTTTCTTGGCCGTAAAGGCATGAATGTCGTCTCATCGGCGCGCAAAAATACCTTGTTCCGCAGTCTCGTTGGCCAAAGTCATGGGATTAAGGAAGTTCGCCATCTTATAGAGCAGGTGTCGAGTACAGAAGCGAATGTGCTCATCTTGGGTGAATCGGGGACAGGTAAAGAAGTTGTTGCAAGAAACATTCATTACCATTCCACTCGTCGAAGCGGTCCATTTGTTCCGATTAACTGTGGCGCAATCCCACCTGACTTGCTAGAGAGTGAGTTATTCGGTCACGAAAAGGGCGCATTTACTGGTGCCATTACCTCGCGAAAAGGGCGCTTTGAACTGGCTGAAGGCGGGACACTGTTCCTTGATGAAATTGGTGATATGCCAATGCCTATGCAGGTCAAGCTGTTGCGCGTGCTGCAAGAGCGATGCTTTGAGCGTGTTGGTGGCAATACCACGATTAAGGTTGATGTTCGTGTCATCGCGGCAACTCACAGAAACTTAGAGTCAATGATCGAAGATGAGTCGTTCCGTGAAGACCTCTATTATCGCTTGAATGTGTTCCCAATTGAGATGCCAGCGCTTCGTGATCGCAAAGATGACATCCCACTTCTACTTCAAGAACTGATGACACGGATGGAAGCGGAAGGCGCGCAACCAATCTGCTTCACACCACGCTCTATTAACTCTTTGATGGAGCACGACTGGCCAGGTAACGTTCGTGAGCTTGCCAACTTAGTTGAGAGAATGATCATTCTTTATCCGAACAGTCTTGTCGATGTCAACCACTTGCCAACCAAATACCGCTACAGTGATATTCCTGAGTTTCAACCTGGGTATAACACCGGACGCACGGTTGAAGAACAAGAGCGCGATGCGTTTTACGATATCTTCTCTGAAGATTTTAGCTTAGAGTCGAATGACCTGTTCCAAGATAGCGAGGCAGCGCCGCAAAACTTACCTCCTGAAGGGGTTAATTTGAAAGAAATGCTCGCCGATTTGGAAGTGAACATGATCAACCAAGCACTTGAAGCACAGGGTGGCGTTGTCGCGAGAGCGGCCGATATGCTCGGTATGCGCCGGACAACCTTGGTTGAAAAAATGCGCAAATACAATCTGCAACGTTAGAAAACTGCACGTTCACGAGACTGTCAAAATCTCGACCTTTCTCTAACTGCTTGAAAATAAACAACAATAGTCTGGAATGATTTTTGCATTCTAGGCTATTGTAGTTTTTAAGGCAGAAATACGTCATGCAGCCCAACCCAGTTACTGAGAATCAAACCTCACTTGGTACCTTAGAAGAACAAGTAGAACGTTATCAGCAAGTGCTCAATGTGATGCCTGCAGGCGTAATTCTACTCGACACTCAAGGTACGGTGTGTGAAGCAAACCCAGAAGCGCAGCGCTTACTTGAAGTTCCTCTTGTCGGTCAAAAGTGGTTCGACATCATTCAACAAGCTTTCGCGCCGCGTGAAGATGACGGGCACGAGATCTCTTTGCGTAATGGACGTAAGGTTCGACTTGCGATATCTGCGTCGGCAACAGGCCAGCTTATTCTGATCACGGACCTCACCGAGACGCGCTTGCTTCAGTCGAGAATCAGTGATTTACAGCGTTTGTCATCTCTGGGTCGAATGGTGGCCTCTTTGGCTCATCAGGTACGAACTCCGTTATCGAGTGCCATGTTGTACGCCTCGAACCTTGGTGCTCCAAATCTGCCGCCAGCAACCAAAGATCGCTTTCAAAGCAAGCTGATGGATCGTTTGCATGATTTAGAAAAGCAGGTCAACGACATGTTGTTGTTTGCAAAAGGCGGCGACAATAAAGTCGTCAAACCTTTTACCATCTCAGACCTTGTGGCTGAATACTCGCCCATGGTGGAAACGGCGCTGAAGAATAATCAGATCGATTACTTCATCGAAGTGGAACAAGAAGAGACAGAGCTCCTTGGTAACGCGAACGCGATTGCATCTGCTTTAAGTAACTTGGTGATGAACGCGATCCAAATTGCGGGCAAAGCCTCTCAAGTTGACGTCTTTTTTAGACCCGTAAACAACGAATTAAGAATTTCGGTGCAAGACAGTGGCCCAGGCGTGCCCAAGGAATTGCAAAGTAAAATTATGGAACCTTTCTTTACGACTCGCTCTCAGGGGACCGGCCTTGGCTTAGCGGTTGTACAAATGGTTTGTCGTGCTCACGACGGAAGGTTAGAGCTGATCTCAGAAGAGGGGGATGGTGCCTGTTTTACCATGTGCATCCCGCTAGAGCGCCACACCACTTCTGAACAACATATTGAGACTGGAGAGTAATAATGGCTCAAAGTAAGGTACTGATTGTTGAAGACGATGAAGGTCTACGCGAAGCCCTAGTCGACACGCTCGCTTTGGCTGGTTACGAATGGCTAGAAGCAGATAGCGCAGAAGATGCGTTGGTCAAACTTAAATCCAATACGGTTGATATTGTGGTCTCCGATGTTCAGATGGCGGGGATGGGAGGACTGGCTCTTCTGCGTAATATCAAACAGCATTGGCCAAACCTCCCGGTACTGTTGATGACGGCGTATGCCAACATTGAAGATGCCGTCTCGGCCATGAAAGATGGCGCGATCGACTACATGGCGAAACCTTTTGCCCCAGAAGTGTTGCTTAACATGGTTAGCCGCTATGCGCCGGTAAAGTCGGAAGACAATGGCGATGCGGTGGTTGCCGACGAAAAGAGCATTAAGTTGTTGGCACTGGCCGATAAAGTGGCGAAAACTGACGCCAGCGTGATGGTCCTAGGGCCTAGTGGCTCAGGTAAAGAGGTCATGTCTCGCTATATCCACAATGCGTCAAATCGTAAAGATGGGCCTTTTGTTGCAATAAACTGTGCAGCGATTCCTGACAACATGCTCGAAGCGACCTTATTCGGCTATGAAAAAGGTGCGTTTACTGGCGCGGTTCAAGCGTGTCCGGGTAAGTTTGAGCAAGCGCAAGGCGGCACTATTTTACTTGATGAAATCAGTGAGATGGATTTGAACCTGCAAGCCAAACTATTGCGTGTTCTTCAAGAGCGAGAAGTCGAGCGCTTAGGTAGCAGAAAGAGCATTAAGTTGGATGTTCGTGTTTTGGCTACCAGTAACCGAGACCTTAAGCAATATGTTCAAGAAGGTAACTTCCGCGAAGACTTGTACTACCGTTTAAATGTGTTCCCAATTGCGTGGCCTGCATTGTGCGACCGTCCTGGCGATATTGAGCCTCTTGCTGTCCACCTTATTGAACGTAACTGCAAAAAACTGGGGATGCCGGTACCGACCCTAAGCCCACAAGCGATAAGCAAACTTGCCGGGTATGCTTGGCCAGGTAATGTTCGTGAACTCGACAACGTCGTTCAGCGTGCGCTTATTTTGAGTGAAAACAATCACATTGGCGCAGAGCAGATTTTGCTTGAAGGGTTAGATTGGCAAGACGCCTCGGGTTTACAGCAAGTGGTGGAAAATTCTGACGCCCGTGCGCCTGTGATTCAGCCTGTTGCAGAGGTGGATTCGAGCAAAGTGGCCTCATCGGTTGGTGGACTGGGTGGTGAACTAAGAGACCAAGAATTCGCCATCATTCTTGAAACTTTAGTGGAGTGTAACGGACGCCGAAAAGAAATGGCGGAAAAACTTGGAATCAGTCCGAGAACTTTGCGCTACAAGTTAGCAAAAATGCGCGATGCGGGGATTGATATTCCAAACTAACATGCTATTTTCGACGCTCATAAGGAAATGGCACACACTTTGCAGCGTCATAAATACAACAAAAGTTTTAGTCAAAGAGTTGACGACCGAGGTATCGATGAAAATTGATGGTTTCCAAAGCGAAATGCAAGCGATGATGTTTGAAGCAGGGAATACCAAGCCCGCAGTAACAGGCCATACGGTCGGCGCGGATTTTGGTGAGCTGCTCAATAATGCGATTAACAACGTCAACAGTCTTTCTAAAGCATCAGGTGATCTACAAACACGTTTTGATCGAGGTGATGAAAACGTATCACTGTCTGATGTCATGATCGCCCGAAATAAGTCCAGCGTGGCGTTTGAAGCAACAATTCAAGTACGTAACAAACTTGTGGAAGCGTACAAAGAATTGATGAACATGCCAGTGTAAAGATAGGTAACACCTGTGTCAGAGCAAAATCAATCAACAGACCTAACCGTAGCAGAAGCGGGTGCTGACAGCGCAATGTTGGCGACATCTGATCTTGATTCAGGTGTGCAAAACCCCGATCTCGACGAGAAAAGCAGCTCCAAGTTCGACATGGCGGTGGGTGACCTCGACCTGCTTCGCCAAGTCGTGTTAGTCCTCTCTATTTCCATTTGTGTTGCCTTGATCGTGATGTTGTTCTTCTGGGTGAAAGAGCCAGAGATGAGACCTCTTGGAGCTTATGAGACCGAAGAGCTGATTCCTGTTCTGGACTACCTTGATCAACAAAAACTTGATTACAAACTTGATGGCAACACTATCCTAGTGCCTTCAAGTGAATACAACACGCTTAAGTTGGATATGGTTCGTGCTGGATTGAACCAAGAGAAAAACGCGGGCGATGATATTTTGCTTCAAGATATGGGTTTTGGCGTTTCTCAGCGTCTTGAACTTGAGCGCTTGAAGCTCAGTCGTGAGCGCCAGCTTTCTAAAGCAATTGAAGAAATGAAGCAAGTGCGCAAGGCTCGTGTACTGCTTGCGCTACCAAAACAAAGTGTGTTTGTTCGCCATAACCAAGAGGCATCTGCGTCTGTCTTTTTGACCTTGGCAACCGGGGCTAACCTCAAACAAGAAGAAGTCGACTCTGTGGTCGATATGGTGTCGAGTGCCGTTCCTGGCATGAAACCGAATCGCATCACGGTCACCGATCAACATGGTCGATTGTTGAGTTCGGGTTCCCAAGACCCTGCCTCTGCCGCTCGCCGTAAAGAACACGAGCTTGAGCGCAAGCAAGAACAAGCGCTACGTGACAAAATCGATTCTGTATTAATTCCTATTCTTGGTTTTGGTAACTACACCGCTCAGGTTGATATTCAGCTCGACTTCAGCGCTGTTGAACAAACACGTAAAAGCTTTGACCCCAATACCCCATCAACGCGAAGCGAATACACGCTTGAAGACTATAATAATGGAAGTGTGGTAGCGGGCGTACCGGGTGCGTTGAGTAATCAACCGCCAGCGGATGCCTCAATTCCACAAGATGTCGCGCAAATGAAAGATGGGACAGGTTTAGGGCAGGGCTCTGTTCACAAAGAAGCAACGCGCAATTATGAGCTTGATACGACCATCAGCCATGAACGTCGCCAGACAGGTGTGGTGAACCGTCAAACCGTAGCCGTCGCTATCAAAAATCGCGCGATTGTGAATCCAGATACGGGTGAGACAACGTATCAACCTTTATCGGACGCTGACCTATCTTCGATCCGCCAAGTACTGATTGGGGCAGTTGGATACAGCGAAGCGCGCGGCGATCTACTAAACGTATTGAGTATGCAGTTTGCAGAACCTGAAGTTGAAGTGCTGCAAGATGTGCCGATTTGGGAACACCCGAACTTCAATGATTGGGTACGTTGGTTCGCAAGTGCACTCGTAATTATTGTGGTTGTGTTGGTGCTTGTTCGCCCAGCGATGAAGAAACTTCTCAACCCTGCGTCGGATGATGACGATGACCAGTTGTATGGACCAGATGGATTACCAATTGGCGCTGATGGTGAAACCAGCTTAATTGGTAGCGACCTTGAAGGTGGTGAGCTGTTTGAATTTGGTTCAAGCATTGACTTGCCTAACCTACACAAAGATGAAGACGTATTGAAAGCCGTCCGTGCTCTTGTGGCAAATGAACCAGAGCTTGCGGCTCAAGTAGTGAAGAATTGGATGCAAGATGCCTAACGAAATAGTGCCTCAACAAGAGGGCGGTGGTGACGTTGCCGAAAACGCCGTAGACATATCAACCATTCCTGGGGAAGAGCGTGCAGCGATTCTTCTTCTTAGCCTGAACGAGGAAGACGCCGCGGGCATCATCCGCCATTTGGAGCCGAAACAGGTTCAACGCGTGGGTAGCGCAATGGCGCGTGCTGCGGATCTCAGCCAAGAAAAAGTCGGTGCGGTACACCGTGCATTTTTGGAAGACATTCAAAAATACACCAACATTGGTATGGGCAGTGAAGACTTCATGCGTAATGCCCTTGTTGCGGCGCTGGGTGAAGACAAAGCGAACAACCTGGTTGACCAAATCCTGTTGGGTACGGGCTCAAAAGGTCTCGACTCATTGAAATGGATGGACCCACGTCAAGTGGCCAGCATCATTATCAACGAGCACCCGCAGATTCAGACTATCGTACTTTCCTACTTAGAGCCGGATCAATCAGCCGAAATCTTGTCTCAGTTTGCTGAGCGTGACCGCCTCGATTTGATGATGCGTATTGCCAACCTTGAAGAAGTTCAGCCATCGGCACTGGCAGAGTTGAACGAAATCATGGAGAAACAGTTCGCGGGTCAAGCGGGTGCACAAGCGGCCAAGATTGGCGGCCTGAAGGCAGCGGCAGAGATCATGAACTACATGGACAACAACGTCGAAGGTATCTTGATGGATCAAATCCGCGATCAAGACGAGGACATGGCGACTCAAATCCAAGACTTGATGTTCGTGTTCGAAAACCTTATCGAAGTGGACGACCAAGGTATTCAGAAATTGCTGCGTGATGTACCACAAGATGCGCTACAGCGCGCGCTTAAGGGTGCAGACGATGGCTTGCGTGAGAAGATCTTCAAGAATATGTCTAAACGTGCCGCTGAGATGATGCGTGACGACCTTGAAGCGATGCCACCAATCAAAGTGTCTGATGTTGAAGCTGCGCAGAAAGAGATTCTGGCAATCGCTCGTCGTATGGCTGACTCCGGTGAGATCATGCTGGGTGGCGGTGCGGACGAGTTCTTATAATCAGTTGAGTAAATAAGGTGTCTATGTCTGGGGAAAGAAAACGCGGTTTCTTGCGTTTAGATGATGACGAAGTCGTTCAAAAAGCCGAGCGTTGGGGAATGCCTGACTACACGTCGAAAACGCACGCCAAAGCAAAACAAACGGCGATGAACTATGACCCTAGCTGGACACCAACAGTCTCGGAGCCTGTGGATGAAGCGCCTGTTGAACTGACTGAAGAAGAGATTGAGCTAATCAAGCAGCAAGCTTACCAAGAAGGTTTGCACCAAGGTCAAGAGGCGGGCTTTAAGCAAGGTTATGAAAAAGGCAAAGAACAAGGTTTAGAAGAAGGTCATCAAGAAGGGCTTGAAGCGGGCAAACTCGAAGGTGTTGCTGCAGGACAAGAGTTTATTCAGCAACAAGTTCAAACCTTCGTTGGCTTGGCTAATCAGTTTGCACAGCCACTTGAACTGATGAACGCGCAAGTTGAAAAGCAACTGGTCGACATGGTTTTGACACTAGTGAAAGAAGTGGTGCACGTTGAAGTGCAGACCAATCCACAAGTGATTCTAGATACCATCAAACAATCGGTCGAATCTTTGCCTATTTCGGGGCATGCCATCACATTAAAGCTTCATCCAGAAGACATAGAAATTATCCGCTCTTCCTACGGTGAAGAGGAACTGAACTTCCGTAACTGGACACTGATGCCTGAGCCCGCACTCAATCGCGGCGATGTCCAGATTGAAGCGGGTGAATCAAGTGTCAACTACCGCATGGAAGAACGCATTCGTAGCGTGATTCAGAGTTTTTGTGGGGTGAATCGTCACCAAGGTGGTGAGTAGTGCTCGCCCTCGCAGAACGCCTTTCTCAATACACCACAAGCGGCTTAACATGCCGTCCTGTTGCCTCAGGCAAGTTGGTTCGTGTCGTCGGATTAACTCTCGAAGCGACAGGGTGCCGAGCGCCTATCGGTAGCTTATGCCGCGTTGAAACCATGCATGGAGAAATGGAAGCCGAGGTGGTTGGCTTCTCGGGCGAAAGCCTCTATTTGATGCCGAGTGAGCAAATCACTGGCGTACTTCCAGGAGCGAAAGTTACCCCGTTGACCAGTGAAACTGGCTTACCTGTTGGTATGGAACTGCTCGGAAGGGTGATTGACGGGGTGGGAAATCCGCTTGATGGACTCGGTCCTATCTACACGGAAAAACGCGCGTCGTTCAACGCTCAACCAATCAACCCTCTTGCGCGTAAGCCCATTTCCGAACCTCTCGATGTCGGCATCAAAGCCATTAACGGTCTTCTTACCGTTGGTAAAGGTCAGCGTATCGGTCTGTTTGCAGGTTCGGGTGTTGGTAAGTCGGTAACCTTGGGTATGATGACTCGAGGCACTACGGCCCAAGTCGTTGTGGTTGGGCTTATCGGTGAACGTGGACGGGAAGTTAAAGAGTTTATTGAAGAAATACTGGGCGTTGATGGTCGTCAGCGCTCTGTTGTGGTGGCCGCGCCCGCCGACGCTTCACCTTTGATGCGCTTGAAGGGGTGCCAAACCGCTCTAACCATTGCTGAGTATTTCCGTGACCAAGGCTTAGATGTGCTACTGCTAATGGATTCACTGACCCGCTTTGCTCAAGCTCAGCGTGAAATTGCTCTGTCGGTTGGTGAGCCGCCAGCAACCAAAGGTTATCCTCCTTCGGTGTTTGCTAAGTTACCAGCGCTGGTGGAGCGAGCGGGTAATGGCAGTCCAGAACAAGGCTCTATCACCGCCTTCTTTACCGTCCTGACCGAAGGGGATGACTTACAAGACCCCATCGCCGACGCCTCCCGAGCGATTCTAGATGGTCACGTTGTGCTGTCTCGTGAAATGGCCGATGCGGGGCATTACCCAGCTATCGATGTCGAAAAGTCAGTCAGCCGTGTTATGCCTCAGATTACCTCGGAAGAGCATGTGCTGATGTCGAAAGCGGTTCGCCAAGTGCTGTCAGTATGTCGTAAGAATCAAGATTTGGTATCGATCGGTGCCTACAAGCCAGGGACTGATCCAGCCATTGATGGTGCGTTTACCATCAAGCCGAAGCTCGACGCCTATTTGCAGCAGTCGATGAAAGAAAGC includes the following:
- the fliD gene encoding flagellar filament capping protein FliD codes for the protein MSFGPIGMNSGMDINSMVSKIVDSERVPKQQRIDNERAQIDTGISAYGRLRESLDTMKNLMASFRQEKAFAARKVETTNDTVVSATATTDAIAGRYAIDVLQLAQSHKIASDVLPEDAKYGPGKLQVSLGDKKFTVEISNNSKLVDVVRGINNSKSNPGVRASIINDTEGPRLIVASTKSGEANDLSIVADAKPGDNLKRLEYKTLEQRVKDLEKARSAAQELLNPLSPKEQEFADKIAQRNIEAAKIVDQEIADNSKQAAIKADPKAAKDASADNELSTQAAAAAAKAGVEANKYLKPEERIPGWTETASGTLLDSYWEPEPELDDKAIEKSGDVPGWSNTASGTLTDSYVTPKEAQAKLEEEKAQIEQKLVNEKVEIERKVASGELTPEQAKQLERAKLTQEEREYLERVDKAQADLEAAQASFDTYNGMTEVQSAQDAKVMLDGVAQLSSDNNIIEDAIEGVDLTLKGRTEVGKPVSEIDIEYDRQRVRDDIERFVAAYNQFYQLSQELAGVDPRTGRAGPLSGDSVVRNADARLKSVFSADVETAPEDLKTLTEFGVTTTRQGNLEINYDMLDRQLNNNFNKLEGFFGGNKGFAKKVEDAIQGLTGVTGAIRTREKSMLERTYSLQDDQAALDRRMESLEKRTHAKFTAMQDATSKMQSQLAGMMNALG
- a CDS encoding flagellar protein FliT, which codes for MHLVEEFEQNLDKLRDINHTISSVITQEAFETEEILALVDTRERILQNLFSLIERDAELAQTAQWHSAIQETKAIVELMQVKTAEVGKSLQKYRHGQRSVQQYKKFL
- the fliS gene encoding flagellar export chaperone FliS, with protein sequence MRGSLQAYKKVSVDSQLSAASPHKIVQMLMAGAIERLIQGKAAMEQGNIPVKGERLGKALDIIISLRSCLSMDDGGDIAQNLDQLYEFMITQITEANHQNNPAKIDDVIDIIREIKSAWDQIPNEYHNLTASDVGI
- a CDS encoding sigma-54 dependent transcriptional regulator; this translates as MQGLAKLLVIEDDAQARTNLSNILEFVGEQCEAISSDQVEEIDWSAIWAGCIVGSVAGGNLAPNLSEKLARANHVPLLIAGKHSYPVDELTHYVGELDFPLNYPQLSEALRHCKDFLGRKGMNVVSSARKNTLFRSLVGQSHGIKEVRHLIEQVSSTEANVLILGESGTGKEVVARNIHYHSTRRSGPFVPINCGAIPPDLLESELFGHEKGAFTGAITSRKGRFELAEGGTLFLDEIGDMPMPMQVKLLRVLQERCFERVGGNTTIKVDVRVIAATHRNLESMIEDESFREDLYYRLNVFPIEMPALRDRKDDIPLLLQELMTRMEAEGAQPICFTPRSINSLMEHDWPGNVRELANLVERMIILYPNSLVDVNHLPTKYRYSDIPEFQPGYNTGRTVEEQERDAFYDIFSEDFSLESNDLFQDSEAAPQNLPPEGVNLKEMLADLEVNMINQALEAQGGVVARAADMLGMRRTTLVEKMRKYNLQR
- a CDS encoding sensor histidine kinase; the encoded protein is MQPNPVTENQTSLGTLEEQVERYQQVLNVMPAGVILLDTQGTVCEANPEAQRLLEVPLVGQKWFDIIQQAFAPREDDGHEISLRNGRKVRLAISASATGQLILITDLTETRLLQSRISDLQRLSSLGRMVASLAHQVRTPLSSAMLYASNLGAPNLPPATKDRFQSKLMDRLHDLEKQVNDMLLFAKGGDNKVVKPFTISDLVAEYSPMVETALKNNQIDYFIEVEQEETELLGNANAIASALSNLVMNAIQIAGKASQVDVFFRPVNNELRISVQDSGPGVPKELQSKIMEPFFTTRSQGTGLGLAVVQMVCRAHDGRLELISEEGDGACFTMCIPLERHTTSEQHIETGE
- a CDS encoding sigma-54-dependent transcriptional regulator, with amino-acid sequence MAQSKVLIVEDDEGLREALVDTLALAGYEWLEADSAEDALVKLKSNTVDIVVSDVQMAGMGGLALLRNIKQHWPNLPVLLMTAYANIEDAVSAMKDGAIDYMAKPFAPEVLLNMVSRYAPVKSEDNGDAVVADEKSIKLLALADKVAKTDASVMVLGPSGSGKEVMSRYIHNASNRKDGPFVAINCAAIPDNMLEATLFGYEKGAFTGAVQACPGKFEQAQGGTILLDEISEMDLNLQAKLLRVLQEREVERLGSRKSIKLDVRVLATSNRDLKQYVQEGNFREDLYYRLNVFPIAWPALCDRPGDIEPLAVHLIERNCKKLGMPVPTLSPQAISKLAGYAWPGNVRELDNVVQRALILSENNHIGAEQILLEGLDWQDASGLQQVVENSDARAPVIQPVAEVDSSKVASSVGGLGGELRDQEFAIILETLVECNGRRKEMAEKLGISPRTLRYKLAKMRDAGIDIPN
- the fliE gene encoding flagellar hook-basal body complex protein FliE → MKIDGFQSEMQAMMFEAGNTKPAVTGHTVGADFGELLNNAINNVNSLSKASGDLQTRFDRGDENVSLSDVMIARNKSSVAFEATIQVRNKLVEAYKELMNMPV
- the fliF gene encoding flagellar basal-body MS-ring/collar protein FliF — its product is MSEQNQSTDLTVAEAGADSAMLATSDLDSGVQNPDLDEKSSSKFDMAVGDLDLLRQVVLVLSISICVALIVMLFFWVKEPEMRPLGAYETEELIPVLDYLDQQKLDYKLDGNTILVPSSEYNTLKLDMVRAGLNQEKNAGDDILLQDMGFGVSQRLELERLKLSRERQLSKAIEEMKQVRKARVLLALPKQSVFVRHNQEASASVFLTLATGANLKQEEVDSVVDMVSSAVPGMKPNRITVTDQHGRLLSSGSQDPASAARRKEHELERKQEQALRDKIDSVLIPILGFGNYTAQVDIQLDFSAVEQTRKSFDPNTPSTRSEYTLEDYNNGSVVAGVPGALSNQPPADASIPQDVAQMKDGTGLGQGSVHKEATRNYELDTTISHERRQTGVVNRQTVAVAIKNRAIVNPDTGETTYQPLSDADLSSIRQVLIGAVGYSEARGDLLNVLSMQFAEPEVEVLQDVPIWEHPNFNDWVRWFASALVIIVVVLVLVRPAMKKLLNPASDDDDDQLYGPDGLPIGADGETSLIGSDLEGGELFEFGSSIDLPNLHKDEDVLKAVRALVANEPELAAQVVKNWMQDA